The following proteins come from a genomic window of Lolium rigidum isolate FL_2022 chromosome 5, APGP_CSIRO_Lrig_0.1, whole genome shotgun sequence:
- the LOC124652849 gene encoding uncharacterized protein LOC124652849, translating to MSIALMAKRKGSPCQKEDHFEGTKRVKSSVPDLPQEIWHDIHSLLPLRDAARAGCVSHAFLDSWRWHPTLTLNPKTLGLSGQNFINKVDQIMKKHSGIGIGIKSFKLHHYGSRIHASKLNNWLRIAVTPEIHELKLSLPTVGKAQLYNFPCPLLFAGSAGNRIRDLQLANCAFHPVAGLGCLTRLYLSNVHITGDELRCLLSNSFVLEELSLNHCSEIMRLKIPCLLHRFTNLTVFDCRALEIIENEAPNLCTVLIDTDIVHKSIGYSLQVKHLEMFCAVEFNLVHHVRAKLPASMPNLETLSISSAGEMFSTPSVPGKFLLLKHLDICLEVAIGAFSPDYDYFSLAFFLDACPILENFNLDVIQTRMRHDSIFEDSSQLRQMVGHRHDNIKTVKITGFCSAKSMVELTCHIVENATSLECLTLDTIAENGLSDDVRLSMHEIGECPPICRHMIGEAQRALLAMERYIVGKVPSTVKLNIKKPCSWCHAR from the exons ATGTCGATTGCTTTGATGGCTAAAAGAAAGGGCTCGCCCTGTCAAAAAGAAGATCATTTTGAAGGCACCAAAAGAGTGAAGTCTTCAGTGCCGGACCTTCCACAG GAGATCTGGCATGATATACATTCCCTACTGCCACTGCGAGATGCTGCCCGTGCTGGCTGCGTGTCTCACGCATTTCTTGATTCCTGGAGGTGGCATCCCACCCTCACCCTGAATCCGAAAACACTTGGCCTTAGTGGACAGAATTTCATCAACAAGGTTGACCAAATTATGAAAAAACACtctggcatcggcatcggcatcaaaTCATTCAAGCTACACCACTACGGTTCTCGTATCCACGCCAGTAAACTCAACAATTGGCTCCGGATTGCTGTTACTCCAGAGATTCATGAACTCAAGCTTTCACTGCCTACAGTAGGAAAGGCACAGCTCTACAACTTCCCGTGCCCACTTTTATTTGCTGGAAGTGCAGGAAACAGGATTCGGGATCTTCAACTAGCCAATTGTGCATTCCATCCCGTGGCAGGACTTGGCTGCCTGACAAGGCTGTATCTGTCAAATGTCCACATTACGGGGGATGAGTTAAGGTGCCTTCTTTCCAATTCTTTTGTATTAGAGGAGCTGAGTCTCAATCATTGCAGTGAGATAATGCGTCTCAAGATACCTTGCCTGCTACACCGGTTCACCAATCTGACGGTGTTTGATTGCCGTGCACTAGAAATTATAGAGAATGAAGCTCCGAATCTCTGCACTGTTCTTATTGATACTGACATAGTGCACAAGTCGATTGGGTATTCATTGCAAGTGAAACACCTGGAAATGTTCTGTGCTGTTGAGTTTAACCTTGTTCATCATGTCCGTGCCAAACTTCCAGCaagtatgccaaatcttgagacgCTCAGCATTTCTTCGGCTGGTGAG ATGTTCAGTACACCATCCGTACCAGGAAAATTTCTCCTCCTCAAGCACTTGGACATTTGTCTTGAAGTTGCAATTGGAGCCTTTTCGCCAGACTATGATTATTTCTCTTTAGCTTTTTTTCTGGATGCCTGTCCTATCTTGGAGAATTTCAACTTAGAT GTTATACAGACTCGCATGAGGCATGATTCGATTTTTGAAGATTCCTCGCAACTGAGGCAGATGGTAGGACATCGCCATGACAACATCAAGACTGTGAAGATCACTGGCTTTTGCTCTGCAAAGAGCATGGTCGAGCTAACCTGCCATATTGTTGAGAATGCAACATCACTGGAGTGCCTTACATTGGACACTATAGCTGAAAACGGTTTATCAGACGATGTTAGGCTTTCTATGCATGAAATCGGTGAATGCCCCCCAATATGCAGGCATATGATTGGGGAAGCGCAAAGAGCACTATTGGCCATGGAAAGATACATCGTGGGGAAGGTTCCCTCCACAGTCAAGTTGAATATTAAGAAACCGTGCAGCTGGTGCCATGCTAGATAG